Proteins from a genomic interval of Mycolicibacterium madagascariense:
- a CDS encoding WhiB family transcriptional regulator, translating to MAHLVANPVKVEVNGLCNYSADPEDWFDYRKAQQCKRICGNCPLRQACARTALALEATDGVWAGVDLPGEHATVEEHAVARRQLAMVVAAMDHQPEPHRRRCLAIREAMHHAAFPGAGAYVAESASA from the coding sequence ATGGCGCATCTAGTGGCCAATCCGGTCAAGGTAGAGGTGAACGGGCTGTGCAACTACTCGGCCGACCCGGAGGACTGGTTCGACTACCGCAAGGCCCAGCAGTGCAAACGGATCTGCGGCAACTGCCCCCTGCGGCAGGCCTGCGCCCGCACCGCGCTGGCGCTGGAGGCCACCGATGGCGTCTGGGCCGGTGTCGATCTGCCCGGCGAGCACGCCACCGTCGAGGAACACGCGGTCGCGCGGCGGCAGCTGGCCATGGTGGTCGCGGCCATGGACCACCAGCCCGAACCGCACCGTCGCCGCTGCCTGGCGATCAGGGAAGCCATGCACCACGCCGCGTTCCCAGGGGCCGGGGCGTACGTTGCGGAGTCGGCCAGTGCCTAG